The following DNA comes from Cellulophaga sp. HaHa_2_95.
TTGCACATGAAGCAGGATTAAGAAAAGTAAAAGTTTACGTTAAAGGACCAGGAAATGGTAGAGAATCTGCAATAAGATCTTTACATAATGCTGGTATTGAAGTTACAGAAATTATTGATGTAACTCCAATTCCACATAATGGTTGTAGACCACCAAAAAGAAGAAGAGTTTAATTATAATTACTAATAGTCCTTTTAAAATAGGATATTTCACGGAAAGTATTGATACGATTATCGAAGGATAAGCCTTAATTCATAATTATACTTTCAAACAACAAGAAGATGGCAAGATATATAGGACCAAAAACTAAAATTGCTCGTAAATTTGGCGAAGCAATATTCGGAGATGATAAATCTTTTGAAAAAAGAAATTTCCCTCCAGGGCAACACGGAAACGCTAGACGTCGTGGAAAAAAATCTGAATATGCTGTTCAGTTAATGGAAAAGCAAAAAGCTAAGTACACTTACGGTATATTAGAGAAACAATTTAGAAACATTTTCGCAACTGCAAAGAGAAAAGAAGGTGTTACTGGTGAAATTTTACTTCAATTATGTGAATGTCGTTTAGATAACGTTGTTTTCAGAATGGGAGTTTCTAACTCTAGAAGTGGAGCGAGACAATTAGTATCACACAGACACATTACTGTTAACGGAGAGTTAGTAAATATCCCTTCGTATTCTTTAAAAGCAGGTGATGTTGTT
Coding sequences within:
- the rpsD gene encoding 30S ribosomal protein S4; translation: MARYIGPKTKIARKFGEAIFGDDKSFEKRNFPPGQHGNARRRGKKSEYAVQLMEKQKAKYTYGILEKQFRNIFATAKRKEGVTGEILLQLCECRLDNVVFRMGVSNSRSGARQLVSHRHITVNGELVNIPSYSLKAGDVVGVREKSKSISTIQDSLAANSSVYEWMTWNTEKMEGTFVAVPERLQIPENIKEQLIVELYSK